In Horticoccus luteus, the following proteins share a genomic window:
- a CDS encoding aldo/keto reductase: protein MSAHADLAFPDSTAGLRANAVLNNGYVLPWVGLGVFQIKSDAQTAAVVRTAIEQGYRGIDTASLYGNERGVGEAVRSCGVPREELFVTTKVWNDAMRADKVAEAFEESMRRLGLEYLDLYLLHWPIKGHMVSSWRALETLHRTGRVKAIGVSNYMIAHFEELLPHVEIKPMVNQIEYHPYLQSPALIDYCQTRGIQVQAWSPLMQAGALLRDRTLVEIGARHGKSAAQVVLRWDLQTRVATIPKSADPKRIAENADLFDFALDADEMAAIARLDRGQRCGADPLNFRF, encoded by the coding sequence ATGAGCGCTCACGCCGATTTGGCTTTTCCGGATAGCACCGCGGGCTTGCGCGCGAATGCAGTGTTGAACAATGGCTACGTTTTGCCGTGGGTGGGGCTGGGCGTTTTTCAAATCAAGAGTGACGCGCAGACGGCGGCGGTGGTCCGGACGGCGATCGAGCAGGGTTACCGCGGGATCGATACGGCGTCGCTGTATGGCAACGAGCGCGGGGTCGGCGAGGCGGTGCGCAGCTGCGGCGTGCCGCGCGAGGAATTATTCGTTACCACCAAAGTCTGGAACGACGCGATGCGCGCGGACAAGGTGGCGGAGGCGTTTGAGGAAAGCATGCGCCGCCTCGGGCTGGAGTATCTCGATCTCTACCTGCTGCACTGGCCGATCAAAGGGCACATGGTTTCCTCTTGGCGCGCGTTGGAGACGTTGCACCGCACGGGGCGCGTGAAGGCGATTGGCGTGAGCAACTACATGATCGCGCACTTCGAAGAATTGCTGCCGCACGTGGAAATAAAGCCGATGGTCAATCAGATCGAATATCATCCGTATCTCCAGAGTCCGGCGTTGATCGACTACTGCCAGACGCGTGGCATTCAGGTGCAGGCGTGGAGTCCCTTGATGCAAGCGGGAGCATTGCTGCGCGATCGCACGCTGGTGGAGATCGGCGCGCGCCATGGGAAGAGCGCGGCGCAGGTGGTGCTGCGGTGGGACTTGCAGACGCGCGTGGCCACGATTCCGAAATCCGCCGATCCCAAGCGCATTGCCGAGAATGCCGATCTGTTCGACTTCGCGCTGGACGCGGACGAAATGGCGGCGATCGCGCGACTCGATCGTGGTCAGCGGTGCGGCGCCGACCCGCTTAACTTTCGCTTCTGA
- a CDS encoding ABC transporter ATP-binding protein, whose product MQPVRRVSSYVFRYRGFFALTLSLAIGSTLFLIAIPQVIKWIVDDVIAPGRRDLLWTGVAALTACYFMRDALNSLRIRVNNTLEQKILVDLRGDLHAKLLDLPVSYYDQRQSGEIASRVIEDVQNVERVLLDGTEQGTVSILTILGIAIILFIQQPMLAALTIAPLPIVLLLGRLHFRAGRKLWKATREAAGDMNALLIEDIQGNRLISSFALKNRERGRFLAAAGRLRDATLRAMYRWSLHGPGTNFISSLGAVAVLGVGGSLLMQHQLSLGAFIAFFAYCSLLYQPVSQLNNLNNLLSAARASSDRVWEILDHPVLIASPVAPKPFPRGVPEVRYEHVSHAYPERPPVIADFSLTLPAGRVTALVGHTGAGKSTLANLLLRYYDVTAGRLTLDGVDVRELDLDELRQHIGYVAQEPFLFNGTIAENLRLAAPSASEEQIAAALRAAAAWDFVQRLPDGVHTRVGERGIRLSQGEKQRLTIARVILKNPPIVVLDEATASVDTLTEAAIQSAIETLVADRTTLVIAHRLSTVRRADFIVVLDHGRITESGTHDELVAAGGRYARLWRAQVDSQRDFDAEAADVGTATS is encoded by the coding sequence ATGCAACCCGTCCGCCGCGTCTCCTCTTACGTTTTCCGCTATCGCGGCTTCTTCGCGCTCACGCTCTCACTCGCGATCGGGAGCACCCTTTTCCTCATCGCGATTCCACAGGTGATCAAATGGATCGTCGACGACGTGATTGCCCCCGGCCGCCGGGACTTGCTGTGGACCGGCGTCGCCGCCCTCACTGCCTGCTATTTCATGCGCGATGCGCTCAATTCCCTGCGCATCCGCGTCAACAACACGCTCGAGCAAAAGATCCTCGTCGACCTGCGCGGCGACTTGCACGCCAAGCTCCTCGACCTCCCGGTATCCTACTACGATCAACGCCAATCCGGCGAAATCGCCTCCCGCGTGATCGAAGATGTGCAAAACGTCGAACGCGTCCTCCTCGATGGCACGGAACAGGGCACCGTCAGCATTCTCACGATTCTCGGCATCGCGATCATCCTCTTCATTCAGCAACCGATGCTCGCCGCGCTGACGATCGCGCCACTACCCATCGTCCTTCTCCTCGGCCGCCTTCATTTCCGCGCCGGCCGCAAATTGTGGAAAGCCACGCGCGAAGCCGCCGGCGATATGAACGCATTGCTCATCGAAGACATTCAAGGCAACCGCCTCATCAGTTCCTTCGCCCTGAAAAACCGTGAACGCGGCCGCTTCCTCGCCGCCGCCGGTCGCCTTCGCGACGCCACTCTTCGCGCCATGTATCGCTGGTCGCTGCACGGCCCCGGCACAAACTTCATCTCCAGCCTCGGCGCCGTCGCTGTCCTCGGCGTGGGCGGCTCGCTGCTGATGCAGCATCAACTCTCGCTGGGCGCATTCATCGCGTTCTTCGCGTATTGTTCGCTGCTCTACCAACCCGTCAGCCAGCTCAACAACCTCAACAATCTGCTCTCTGCGGCGCGCGCCTCCAGTGATCGCGTGTGGGAAATTCTCGATCATCCCGTCCTCATCGCGTCGCCCGTCGCCCCCAAGCCTTTTCCCCGCGGCGTGCCCGAGGTCCGCTACGAACACGTCAGCCATGCCTATCCGGAGCGCCCGCCCGTCATCGCGGATTTCTCGCTCACCCTCCCCGCCGGTCGCGTCACCGCTCTGGTCGGCCACACTGGCGCCGGGAAGTCCACCCTCGCGAATCTCCTGCTGCGCTACTACGACGTCACCGCCGGACGTTTGACGCTCGATGGCGTCGATGTGCGCGAACTCGATCTCGACGAACTGCGGCAACACATCGGCTACGTCGCGCAGGAGCCGTTTCTCTTCAACGGCACCATCGCCGAAAACCTGCGGCTGGCCGCCCCCTCCGCCAGCGAAGAACAAATCGCCGCCGCCCTCCGCGCCGCCGCCGCGTGGGATTTCGTGCAACGCCTCCCCGACGGCGTGCACACGCGGGTCGGCGAACGCGGCATCCGCCTCTCGCAGGGCGAAAAACAGCGCCTCACCATCGCCCGCGTCATTCTCAAAAACCCGCCCATCGTCGTCCTCGATGAAGCCACGGCCAGCGTCGACACGCTCACCGAAGCCGCCATTCAGTCAGCCATCGAAACGCTGGTCGCGGATCGCACCACGCTCGTCATCGCCCACCGCCTCTCCACCGTGCGTCGCGCCGACTTCATCGTCGTCCTCGATCATGGCCGTATCACCGAATCCGGCACGCATGACGAACTGGTCGCCGCCGGCGGCCGCTACGCCCGCCTCTGGCGTGCTCAAGTGGACTCGCAACGCGATTTCGACGCCGAGGCCGCTGACGTCGGCACCGCGACGTCTTGA
- a CDS encoding ArsR/SmtB family transcription factor: MNAPWDILKTLSDPTRLRLLALLAREELSVAELQEILGMGQSRISSQLAQLRQAGLVSDRREGKNAFYSLRRALPPKPAALLQAAIDTVAELPALQDDHDNLDRILQKRRRVSEQYFNLIAGRLGKNYCPGRSWEAIGHLALRITPAIVIADLGAGEGLISQLLAQRAQQVWCIDNSPRMVEVGTALAKKNGLANLAYKLGDIENVPLPDASVDLAILSQALHHAQHPQAAVAEAYRILRPGGQILVLDLNEHQFAKARELYADVWLGFKESALHQFLKRAGFVKVAVAAVAHETTEPFFETLLASGVK, from the coding sequence GTGAACGCTCCCTGGGACATACTGAAAACCCTGTCCGACCCCACTCGCCTGCGCTTGCTGGCTCTTCTCGCGCGCGAAGAACTCTCGGTCGCGGAACTCCAGGAAATCCTCGGCATGGGCCAGTCCCGCATTTCGTCACAACTCGCCCAGCTTCGCCAAGCCGGCCTCGTCTCGGACCGCCGGGAAGGGAAAAACGCCTTCTACTCCCTCCGTCGCGCCCTGCCACCCAAGCCCGCCGCTCTCCTGCAAGCCGCGATCGACACCGTGGCGGAGTTGCCCGCCTTGCAGGACGACCACGACAACCTGGATCGCATTCTCCAAAAACGCCGCCGCGTATCAGAGCAGTATTTCAATCTCATCGCCGGGCGCCTCGGTAAAAACTATTGCCCCGGCCGCTCCTGGGAAGCGATCGGTCACCTCGCGTTGCGCATCACGCCCGCCATCGTGATTGCCGACCTCGGCGCCGGGGAAGGCCTCATCTCACAACTGCTCGCGCAGCGCGCGCAACAAGTCTGGTGCATCGACAACTCTCCCCGGATGGTCGAAGTCGGCACCGCCCTCGCGAAGAAAAACGGTCTCGCCAATCTCGCCTACAAACTCGGCGACATTGAGAACGTCCCGCTGCCCGACGCCTCGGTCGATCTCGCGATTCTCAGCCAGGCCTTGCATCACGCCCAGCATCCCCAAGCCGCCGTGGCCGAGGCGTATCGCATACTCCGGCCCGGTGGGCAGATCCTTGTGCTCGACCTGAACGAGCATCAATTCGCCAAGGCACGCGAACTCTACGCCGACGTTTGGCTCGGTTTCAAAGAGAGCGCGTTGCACCAATTTTTAAAGCGGGCCGGCTTCGTCAAAGTTGCGGTCGCCGCCGTCGCCCACGAGACCACCGAACCGTTTTTCGAAACGCTTCTCGCCAGCGGCGTGAAATAA
- the greA gene encoding transcription elongation factor GreA, translated as MNSEAASALIAKNPSLKTAKAKLEAMEPGAYCIHRSWGFGRIKDYDEAAQRLIIDFKTKQGQSMDPAFCVNTLEVLPAKHLMVRKETESEKISDLIANNPAQLIVEALQAYPNHATTAIDLEITLAQVIGEEKFKKWWSGAKKAVAKDPRIAVPEKKTECYVLREVPVSTEDEIVEQFTGTRSARRRIILADELVTDIGKQPAKSDFSAVLQGVADSVKDSNQLDAAERLYGASVRDLLAKATGSTEVFSPTQAELIANVRDLPDIAEKIPVPFQRDFLELIKETHPLESREILFTLLKTSQGKFTTECINFLVESGYADELAATLKRWQTEQNLRAPVLLWIVKNRHSKKFAKLLNDLITPRLLNAIFFAIDYEALQASSARRIPLADILSEDTELIADLLSTADPETARDLANTLMLNQGFEELTKKSLLARFIKIFPNIQSLVAADAESKEEQLLVSRASYDRKREEYENIVSKKIPENSKAIATAREHGDLKENSEYKMAKQDQQVLMAQKTLLERDLGRARVTDFKDSATDQISIGTIVTVRSQASNQEGRYTILGAWDSDPENHVISYKTPLGAALLTKRPGDVVTVKTGATEETYTVVSISRYADQKA; from the coding sequence ATGAATTCAGAAGCAGCTTCCGCACTCATCGCCAAAAACCCGTCTCTCAAGACGGCAAAAGCCAAACTTGAGGCGATGGAGCCGGGTGCCTACTGCATTCATCGCAGTTGGGGTTTCGGACGCATCAAGGACTACGATGAGGCCGCGCAACGCCTCATCATCGACTTCAAAACCAAGCAGGGCCAGTCGATGGACCCCGCCTTTTGCGTCAACACCCTCGAAGTGCTGCCCGCGAAGCACTTGATGGTGCGCAAAGAGACCGAATCGGAAAAGATTTCCGATCTGATCGCGAACAACCCGGCGCAACTGATCGTCGAGGCGCTCCAAGCCTATCCGAATCACGCGACCACGGCCATCGACCTCGAAATCACGCTCGCCCAAGTGATCGGCGAAGAGAAGTTCAAGAAATGGTGGTCCGGCGCCAAAAAGGCCGTCGCGAAAGACCCGCGCATCGCCGTTCCCGAGAAAAAGACCGAGTGCTACGTGCTCCGTGAAGTTCCGGTTTCGACCGAAGACGAAATCGTCGAGCAGTTCACCGGCACCCGCTCCGCCCGCCGCCGCATCATCCTGGCGGACGAGCTCGTCACCGACATCGGCAAGCAACCCGCCAAAAGCGACTTTTCCGCCGTCCTCCAAGGCGTGGCGGACTCCGTCAAGGACAGCAACCAGCTCGATGCCGCGGAGCGCCTCTACGGCGCGTCCGTTCGCGACTTGCTCGCCAAAGCCACGGGATCCACCGAGGTTTTCTCGCCGACCCAGGCCGAACTTATCGCGAACGTCCGCGACTTGCCCGACATCGCGGAAAAAATTCCGGTGCCCTTCCAGCGCGACTTCCTCGAGCTGATCAAGGAAACGCATCCGCTCGAAAGCCGCGAAATCCTCTTCACCTTGCTCAAGACTTCCCAGGGCAAGTTCACCACCGAGTGCATTAATTTCCTCGTGGAAAGCGGCTACGCCGACGAACTCGCCGCGACGCTCAAGCGCTGGCAAACCGAGCAGAATCTTCGCGCGCCCGTCCTCCTCTGGATCGTCAAGAACCGCCACTCGAAGAAATTCGCCAAGCTGCTCAACGACCTCATCACCCCGCGGCTGCTTAACGCCATCTTCTTCGCCATCGATTACGAAGCGCTGCAGGCCTCCAGCGCCCGCCGCATCCCGCTCGCCGACATTCTCAGTGAAGACACCGAGCTGATCGCCGATCTTCTCTCGACCGCCGATCCCGAAACTGCGCGCGATCTCGCGAATACCTTGATGCTCAACCAAGGCTTCGAAGAGCTCACCAAAAAATCGCTCCTCGCCCGTTTCATTAAGATTTTCCCGAACATCCAGTCGCTCGTCGCCGCCGACGCCGAGAGCAAGGAAGAGCAGCTGCTCGTCTCCCGCGCCAGCTACGACCGCAAACGCGAGGAATACGAAAACATCGTCTCCAAAAAGATTCCGGAAAACTCCAAGGCCATCGCCACCGCCCGCGAGCACGGCGATCTCAAGGAAAACTCGGAATACAAAATGGCCAAGCAGGACCAGCAGGTTCTCATGGCGCAAAAGACTCTCTTGGAACGCGACCTCGGCCGTGCCCGCGTCACCGACTTCAAGGATTCCGCCACCGATCAAATCAGCATCGGCACCATTGTCACCGTGCGCAGCCAGGCGTCGAATCAGGAAGGCCGCTACACGATCCTCGGCGCGTGGGACAGCGATCCCGAAAACCACGTGATCTCCTACAAGACGCCTCTCGGCGCTGCCTTGCTCACCAAGCGTCCCGGCGACGTCGTGACGGTGAAGACCGGTGCGACGGAAGAGACCTATACGGTCGTCTCCATCAGCCGCTACGCCGATCAGAAAGCTTGA
- a CDS encoding RsmB/NOP family class I SAM-dependent RNA methyltransferase: MSSPSNLSSTSAWSAAAQLVARWLERRERVDALLENLPPKLGAAERTRAHGLVLGVVRHHARLDAATRAWLAHPARPITQAALLLAGFELIESSGEMPDGLAAKIVHHAVEQTKHLASPAEARLVNAIVRKLATSLPAQPVPGRLADAAALAEYFSHPVWLVQRWLAQFGAEATRRLLEWNQSPAPVYARWRAGATAAGEAAVAVPDFLRPTQWAGFYEVPPGHWREVERLLAAGQVYLQDPSTRLAVELLAPQPGEMVVDLCAAPGGKSVLIADTMGAGRLVAFDLPGVRLDRLKENLARTRGVEVALVQGDVLKDAGKLLIEHNLPSNYPAVLLDAPCSNTGVMRHRVDVKWRLQAGDFARHAEQQRKMLVAAGRLVLPGGRLIYSTCSIDPEENEQVVAAFVAQTRGLFSRETEAMAWPWESAHDGAAVFRLRRAG; the protein is encoded by the coding sequence ATGAGCTCTCCTTCGAATTTATCGTCTACCAGTGCCTGGTCGGCTGCTGCGCAGCTGGTCGCGCGCTGGCTTGAACGTCGGGAGCGCGTGGATGCGCTGCTGGAAAATCTTCCGCCCAAACTCGGCGCGGCCGAGCGCACGCGCGCCCACGGTCTCGTGCTCGGGGTGGTGCGGCATCATGCGCGGCTCGATGCAGCCACACGCGCGTGGCTGGCTCATCCGGCGCGGCCGATCACGCAGGCGGCGTTGTTGCTGGCGGGTTTTGAACTGATCGAATCGTCCGGCGAAATGCCGGATGGCCTGGCGGCGAAGATCGTGCATCACGCGGTGGAGCAGACGAAGCATCTGGCGAGCCCGGCGGAGGCGCGGCTCGTCAACGCCATCGTGCGCAAGCTGGCGACCTCGCTGCCCGCGCAGCCGGTGCCGGGACGGCTCGCGGACGCGGCGGCGCTGGCGGAGTATTTCTCCCATCCGGTCTGGCTGGTGCAACGCTGGCTCGCGCAGTTTGGCGCTGAGGCCACACGCCGGCTGCTCGAATGGAATCAGTCGCCGGCACCGGTTTACGCGCGCTGGCGCGCCGGGGCGACAGCCGCGGGCGAAGCCGCGGTGGCGGTGCCCGATTTTCTCCGGCCGACGCAATGGGCGGGTTTTTACGAAGTGCCGCCGGGCCATTGGCGCGAGGTGGAGCGGTTGCTCGCGGCGGGGCAGGTTTATTTGCAGGATCCGTCGACGCGCCTGGCCGTCGAACTTCTCGCGCCGCAGCCGGGAGAAATGGTGGTCGACCTGTGTGCGGCGCCGGGCGGCAAGAGTGTGCTCATCGCGGATACGATGGGCGCGGGCCGGCTCGTCGCGTTCGACCTGCCGGGGGTGCGGCTGGATCGGTTAAAGGAAAATCTTGCGCGGACACGGGGCGTGGAGGTGGCGCTCGTGCAGGGCGATGTGTTGAAGGATGCGGGCAAGCTGCTGATCGAGCACAATCTGCCGTCGAATTATCCGGCGGTGCTGCTCGATGCTCCGTGCTCCAACACCGGCGTGATGCGGCATCGCGTGGACGTAAAATGGCGTCTGCAGGCGGGCGATTTCGCGCGGCATGCCGAGCAGCAACGGAAGATGTTGGTGGCGGCCGGGCGGCTCGTGCTGCCGGGCGGACGGCTGATTTATTCCACGTGCAGCATTGATCCGGAGGAAAACGAGCAGGTGGTGGCGGCGTTTGTCGCGCAGACCCGCGGTTTGTTTTCCCGGGAGACAGAGGCGATGGCGTGGCCGTGGGAATCGGCGCACGATGGTGCGGCAGTTTTCCGTCTGCGGCGGGCTGGTTGA
- a CDS encoding retropepsin-like aspartic protease: MVSRVAPSPPAKIAAGRFARLLLALVCVALAGGCTVWPWRHEPPRPGRTTLDKRQTELPTQFLGNYLIVEAKWEKRRPARFIIDTGSSVTLVSAEFAASQGIKGPAGGVPAAHVRSADGTVATLPGTVLRRLKLGDALFESVPALVYDCSAISAHLGVQIDGILGFPLFRETILTLDYPHSRVLLAPRHSPALLPGSVVPFNNRQKTPLISVRLGDQSFVALIDSGSDAALHLNPLGLHPTFVRPPRTGVSVGTLTGDRTQQIGRVRERLVIGNYELVRPVVDLTDELSAIGGDILRHFTVTFDQERSQVTFYRESMEPIPPTPRLSSGLSFNKTPAYWRVATVVPDSPAAAAGAQTGDLITRINGEPVSAWPLGRYEELVADGGVIVFTFLNGRDEFQRRIPVFSLVP, from the coding sequence ATGGTTTCTCGCGTTGCCCCTTCCCCGCCCGCAAAAATAGCCGCGGGGCGCTTCGCCCGGCTCCTGCTGGCTCTGGTCTGCGTCGCGTTGGCTGGCGGCTGCACCGTGTGGCCGTGGCGGCATGAACCGCCGCGACCCGGCCGCACCACCCTCGATAAACGCCAGACCGAGCTGCCAACGCAGTTCCTCGGCAACTACCTCATCGTGGAGGCCAAATGGGAGAAGCGCCGCCCTGCGCGCTTTATCATCGATACGGGCTCGTCCGTCACGCTGGTCAGCGCCGAGTTTGCCGCCAGTCAAGGCATCAAAGGCCCCGCCGGCGGCGTGCCCGCGGCCCATGTCCGATCGGCCGATGGCACCGTTGCCACACTGCCCGGCACCGTGCTGCGGCGGCTGAAGCTCGGCGACGCCTTGTTCGAAAGCGTGCCGGCCCTCGTTTACGACTGCTCCGCGATCTCCGCGCACCTCGGCGTACAGATCGACGGCATCCTCGGCTTTCCGCTCTTCCGCGAGACGATCCTGACGCTCGACTATCCTCACTCCCGCGTGCTGCTCGCGCCGCGCCACTCTCCCGCGTTGCTCCCGGGCTCCGTCGTTCCCTTCAACAACCGCCAGAAAACGCCGCTCATTTCCGTGCGGCTCGGCGATCAATCGTTTGTCGCCCTCATCGATTCCGGCAGCGATGCCGCCCTCCACCTGAATCCTCTCGGCCTCCACCCCACGTTCGTCCGCCCGCCGCGCACGGGCGTTTCCGTCGGCACCTTGACCGGCGACCGCACCCAACAAATCGGCCGGGTGCGCGAGCGCTTGGTGATCGGCAACTATGAACTCGTGCGACCGGTGGTCGATCTCACGGACGAACTTTCCGCCATCGGCGGCGACATTCTCCGCCACTTTACGGTCACGTTCGACCAAGAGCGCAGTCAGGTGACTTTTTACCGCGAATCGATGGAGCCGATCCCGCCCACGCCGCGCCTCAGTTCCGGTCTGAGTTTCAATAAAACCCCCGCTTACTGGCGCGTCGCCACGGTCGTGCCCGACTCACCCGCCGCCGCGGCCGGCGCGCAGACCGGCGATCTCATCACGCGCATCAACGGCGAGCCGGTGAGCGCCTGGCCGCTCGGCCGCTATGAGGAACTCGTCGCCGATGGGGGCGTGATCGTCTTCACGTTTCTGAACGGCCGCGACGAGTTTCAGCGCCGCATCCCCGTTTTCTCGCTCGTCCCCTGA
- a CDS encoding MFS transporter — MKSPERPLSLGVIFLTIFIDLLGFTIIFPLFPAILEHYLRADGSGGGLGWLLAQIDHFARLAGSHSNYREVLFGGVLGSLYAFLQFLFAPLWGTLSDRIGRRRVLLMTVAGTTLSYVLWFFSGSFLLFIVARLIGGAFAGNLSVATAAVADVTTRENRAKGMGIIGVAFGLGFLFGPAIGSLAAFHDFTLHHPGLTRFGVNPFSFAALLAFAFSLVNLVWVAVRFRETLDPAHSGENERVRIRHPLHELLHAKAGPARRTNWLYFIFTLAFSGMEFSLPFLAKDRFAYEPTDMFKIFVFLGLVLIFTQGGLVRRAVPRFGEKPVLLTGLLCVCLGIALVGLSRGAALLYTGLGAIGVGAGLINPSVSSLVSLYSPPAQQGRTLGVFRSLGSLARGIGPVVACLFYWWQGATVTYLLAAAIVLAPWFLALPLPRPQK; from the coding sequence ATGAAGTCGCCGGAACGTCCGCTCTCCCTGGGCGTGATCTTTCTCACGATCTTCATCGATCTGCTCGGCTTCACGATCATCTTCCCGCTCTTCCCCGCGATTCTGGAACATTACCTGCGCGCGGACGGTTCGGGCGGCGGACTGGGCTGGCTGCTCGCGCAGATCGATCATTTCGCGCGCCTCGCCGGTTCGCATAGCAACTACCGCGAGGTCTTGTTTGGCGGCGTCCTCGGCTCGCTCTACGCGTTCCTCCAATTCCTGTTCGCTCCTCTGTGGGGAACGTTGTCCGATCGCATCGGCCGGCGCCGTGTGCTGTTGATGACCGTCGCCGGCACGACCCTGAGCTACGTGCTGTGGTTTTTCAGCGGATCGTTCTTGTTGTTCATCGTCGCCCGTCTGATCGGTGGCGCTTTCGCCGGCAACTTGTCGGTCGCGACTGCCGCCGTCGCCGACGTGACCACGCGCGAAAATCGCGCCAAGGGCATGGGCATCATCGGCGTGGCGTTCGGCCTCGGTTTTCTGTTCGGCCCTGCGATCGGCAGCCTCGCTGCGTTCCACGATTTCACGCTGCATCATCCCGGCCTGACGCGCTTCGGCGTTAACCCGTTCTCGTTCGCGGCGCTGCTCGCGTTTGCCTTCAGCCTCGTCAACCTCGTCTGGGTGGCGGTGCGCTTTCGCGAAACGCTCGACCCGGCGCACAGCGGCGAAAACGAGCGTGTCCGCATCCGCCACCCGTTGCACGAACTGCTCCACGCCAAAGCCGGTCCCGCCCGCCGCACGAACTGGCTCTACTTCATCTTCACCCTGGCGTTTAGCGGCATGGAGTTTTCCCTGCCCTTCTTGGCCAAGGATCGGTTCGCGTATGAACCGACCGATATGTTCAAGATTTTCGTTTTCCTCGGGCTCGTGCTGATCTTCACGCAAGGCGGTCTGGTGCGGCGCGCCGTGCCCCGCTTTGGCGAGAAACCCGTGCTGCTCACGGGCCTGCTCTGCGTGTGCCTCGGCATCGCGCTGGTCGGTTTGTCCCGCGGTGCGGCCCTGCTCTACACCGGCCTCGGCGCCATCGGCGTGGGCGCTGGTTTGATCAACCCGTCCGTATCCTCCCTCGTGTCGCTTTATAGCCCACCCGCGCAGCAGGGTCGCACGTTGGGCGTCTTCCGCTCTCTCGGTTCCCTGGCCCGCGGCATCGGGCCGGTCGTGGCATGTTTGTTCTACTGGTGGCAGGGCGCCACCGTGACTTACCTGCTGGCGGCCGCGATCGTGTTGGCACCATGGTTTCTCGCGTTGCCCCTTCCCCGCCCGCAAAAATAG
- the glyA gene encoding serine hydroxymethyltransferase, whose product MLHAAPLKTLDPDVFAAISAELARQQSHVELIASENFTYPAVMEAQGSVLTNKYAEGYPGKRWYGGCEQVDKVEQFAIDRAKQLFGADYANVQPHSGAQANTAVYAAVLSPGDKVLGMNLSHGGHLTHGNPANFSGKLYQFCQYGVREDNGRLDYDELAAVAAREKPKMITVGASAYSRTIDFARMGEIARANGAYLFADIAHIAGLVAAGVHPSPVPHADFVTTTTHKTLRGPRGGLILCRAAHAKAVDSAVFPGTQGGPLMHVIAGKAVCFGECLKPEFKTYSAQIIKNAQALCAAMLGHGYKIVSGGTDNHLMLVDLRGKFAELTGKVSQETLDHANITCNKNTVPFETRSPFQASGIRLGTPAVTTRGMNETDMVEIAACIDTVLAAIGTPGQAEAIANVKQRVLALTARYPLPYHL is encoded by the coding sequence ATGCTCCACGCCGCGCCGCTTAAAACCCTCGATCCCGACGTCTTTGCTGCCATCTCCGCCGAACTCGCGCGTCAGCAAAGCCACGTCGAACTCATCGCCTCCGAAAACTTCACCTACCCAGCCGTGATGGAGGCTCAGGGCAGTGTGCTCACCAACAAATATGCCGAAGGCTACCCCGGCAAACGCTGGTATGGCGGCTGCGAGCAGGTGGACAAAGTTGAGCAGTTCGCGATCGACCGCGCGAAGCAGCTCTTCGGCGCCGACTACGCGAACGTGCAGCCGCACTCCGGCGCGCAGGCCAACACCGCCGTCTACGCCGCCGTGCTCTCGCCCGGCGACAAGGTGCTCGGCATGAATCTTTCGCACGGCGGCCATCTCACGCACGGCAATCCCGCGAACTTCTCCGGCAAACTCTATCAATTCTGCCAATACGGCGTCCGCGAGGACAACGGCCGCCTCGATTACGATGAACTCGCCGCGGTCGCCGCGCGCGAGAAGCCGAAGATGATCACCGTCGGCGCCAGCGCTTACTCCCGCACGATCGATTTCGCGCGCATGGGCGAAATCGCCCGCGCCAACGGCGCTTACCTCTTCGCCGACATCGCCCACATCGCCGGCCTTGTCGCCGCCGGCGTGCATCCTTCCCCCGTTCCCCACGCCGATTTCGTCACCACCACCACGCACAAGACGCTGCGCGGCCCCCGTGGCGGCCTCATCCTTTGCCGCGCGGCGCACGCGAAAGCGGTCGACTCCGCGGTTTTCCCGGGCACGCAGGGCGGGCCGCTCATGCACGTCATCGCCGGCAAAGCCGTTTGCTTCGGCGAATGCCTCAAGCCCGAGTTCAAGACCTACTCCGCGCAAATCATCAAGAACGCGCAGGCGCTTTGCGCCGCGATGCTGGGGCACGGCTACAAAATCGTCTCCGGCGGCACCGACAATCACCTCATGCTCGTCGATCTGCGGGGCAAATTCGCCGAGCTCACCGGCAAAGTCTCCCAAGAGACGCTCGATCACGCCAACATCACGTGTAACAAAAACACCGTGCCGTTCGAAACGCGTTCGCCGTTTCAAGCGTCTGGCATCCGCCTCGGCACACCCGCCGTCACCACCCGCGGCATGAACGAAACCGACATGGTCGAGATCGCCGCTTGCATCGACACGGTGCTCGCCGCCATCGGCACACCCGGGCAGGCCGAGGCGATCGCGAACGTGAAGCAACGCGTGCTCGCGCTCACGGCGCGCTATCCGCTGCCGTATCACCTGTAA